A single Tenacibaculum sp. Bg11-29 DNA region contains:
- a CDS encoding IS3 family transposase, which translates to MLNRQVYYLSVKRSKHKRALARQVLCLVNEVRIKMPKIGTRKLYYLLENELKDLKIGRDKLFRILKANQMLIKPKRSYHITTDSHHRFRKHKNQIKTLEISRPEEVWVSDITYIGNRKNLSYLALITDAYSKKIVGYNVSNSLNVSGSLGALEMALKTRKHKQEPLIHHSDRGLQYCANDYQKLLIDNNILPSMTEQYDPYENAIAERINGILKQEFDIDKYDTVLKIKTDLVKNAIKIYNQIRPHLSNHMLTPNQMHAQNQLKRKTYKNKKGSDIKSLPLNY; encoded by the coding sequence GTGCTAAATAGACAGGTATACTATCTATCTGTAAAAAGATCAAAACACAAAAGAGCTTTAGCGCGGCAGGTGCTATGTTTAGTAAATGAAGTTCGTATTAAAATGCCTAAAATAGGAACTCGTAAACTCTATTATTTATTAGAGAATGAACTAAAGGATCTAAAAATAGGGCGCGATAAATTATTTAGAATCTTAAAAGCTAATCAGATGTTGATAAAACCTAAAAGAAGTTATCATATTACTACGGATTCTCATCATCGATTTAGAAAGCATAAAAATCAAATTAAAACCTTAGAAATTAGTAGGCCAGAAGAGGTTTGGGTAAGTGATATCACTTATATAGGAAATCGAAAGAATCTAAGTTATTTAGCTTTAATAACTGACGCGTATTCTAAAAAAATTGTAGGCTATAATGTTTCTAACAGTTTAAATGTATCGGGTTCTTTAGGTGCTTTAGAAATGGCACTAAAAACTAGAAAACACAAACAAGAACCGTTAATTCATCATTCTGATAGAGGATTACAATATTGTGCTAATGATTATCAAAAGCTTTTGATAGATAATAATATATTACCAAGTATGACAGAACAATATGATCCTTATGAAAATGCAATAGCAGAAAGGATTAATGGAATACTCAAACAAGAATTTGATATTGATAAATATGATACGGTTCTAAAAATTAAAACTGATTTGGTCAAAAATGCAATTAAAATTTATAATCAAATTAGACCACATTTATCTAATCATATGTTAACACCTAATCAAATGCATGCTCAAAATCAATTAAAAAGAAAAACCTATAAAAACAAGAAAGGTAGCGATATAAAATCACTACCTTTAAATTATTAA
- the rpoC gene encoding DNA-directed RNA polymerase subunit beta', with the protein MARKNEKYTVKKFNKISIGLASPESILEASRGEVLKPETINYRTHKPERDGLFCERIFGPIKDYECACGKYKRIRYKGIICDRCGVEVTEKKVRRDRVGHINLVVPVAHIWYFRSLPNKMGYLLGLPSKKLDMIIYYERYVVIQPGDAKTVDGEPLQKMDFLTEEEYLDILDTLPQENMYLDDTDPAKFIAKMGAECLIDLLERIDLDTLSFELRHKANTETSKQRKNEALKRLNVVEAFRDSQKNRDNRPEWMIMKAVPVIPPELRPLVPLDGGRFATSDLNDLYRRVIIRNNRLKRLMEIKAPEVILRNEKRMLQESVDSLFDNTRKSSAVKTESNRPLKSLSDSLKGKQGRFRQNLLGKRVDYSARSVIVVGPELRLSECGLPKEMAAELYKPFVIRKLIERGIVKTVKSAKKIIDRKEPVVWDILENVIKGHPVLLNRAPTLHRLGIQAFQPKLIEGKAIRLHPLACSAFNADFDGDQMAVHLPLGPEAILEAQLLMLGSHNILNPANGAPITVPSQDMVLGLYYMTKERKSTPEVPIKGEGLIFYSPEEVIIALNEEKVDLNAGIKVRTHDVVDGEAVTRIIETTVGRVLFNEKVPKAAGYINEVLTKKSLRDIIGGILKVTDIPSIGDFLDEIKNMGYKYAFEGGLSFSLGDIIIPPEKHTMIAEANKEVDAVVGNYNMGMLTQKERYNQVIDIWGRTNNQLTELSMKRLREDQQGFNSVYMMLDSGARGSKEQIRQLTGMRGLMAKPKKSTAGGGEIIENPILSNFKEGLSILEYFISTHGARKGLADTALKTADAGYLTRRLVDVSQDVIVNEVDCGTLRGLEVTPLKKNDEIVESLSDRITGRTSLHNVFVPNSDEILVASGELITVKLANKIQASGIDAVEVRSALTCESQRGICEKCYGQSLSTGKKVQRGEAVGVIAAQSIGEPGTQLTLRTFHVGGVAGNISEENKLIAKFDGKVKIEDLRTVKGKDSDGKEIEIVISRTAEIKIIDKKTDIVLSTNIIPYGSIIFSKDMKTIKKGDAVCQWDPFNGVIVSEFGGKVKFDNLEQGINYSVEVDEQTGFQEKVMIDSKNKKIIASLIIEDADGNALRSYSLPVGAHLMVSDGDKVESGHTLVKIPRKSGKAGDITGGLPRVTELFEARNPSNPAVIAQIDGVVSFGKIKRGNREIIIESKTGDITKYLVKLSNQILVQENDFIKAGMPLSDGATTPIDILNIKGPSAVQEYLVNEIQEVYRLQGVKINDKHFEVVVRQMMRKVRIIDSGDTLFLENQLIHKNDFIKDNDNIYGMKVVEEAGDSENLNPGQMISARQLRDENSILRRADKNLVAARDAQPATAEQVLQGITRASLQTKSFISAASFQETTKVLNEAAVNGKIDTLEGLKENVIVGKRIPAGTGMRSYDHQIVGPRAEMEKNL; encoded by the coding sequence ATGGCAAGAAAGAACGAAAAATACACTGTTAAAAAGTTTAACAAAATTTCAATTGGTTTAGCATCACCTGAGTCTATTTTAGAGGCTTCTAGAGGTGAGGTTTTAAAACCAGAAACGATTAACTACCGTACACACAAACCAGAAAGAGATGGTTTATTTTGTGAACGTATCTTTGGTCCTATAAAGGATTATGAGTGTGCATGTGGTAAATATAAAAGAATCCGTTATAAAGGAATCATTTGTGACCGATGTGGAGTTGAAGTTACTGAGAAAAAAGTACGTAGAGACAGAGTAGGTCACATTAATTTAGTAGTACCTGTAGCACATATTTGGTATTTTAGATCATTACCTAACAAAATGGGATACCTTTTAGGTTTACCATCTAAGAAGTTAGACATGATTATTTACTACGAACGTTATGTAGTAATTCAACCAGGTGATGCTAAAACTGTTGATGGAGAACCATTACAAAAAATGGACTTCTTAACAGAAGAAGAATATTTAGATATTTTAGATACACTTCCACAAGAAAACATGTATTTAGATGATACAGACCCTGCAAAGTTTATTGCTAAAATGGGAGCTGAATGTTTAATCGATTTATTAGAAAGAATTGATTTAGATACTTTATCATTTGAATTACGTCATAAAGCAAATACTGAAACTTCTAAGCAGCGTAAAAACGAAGCATTAAAACGTTTAAATGTTGTTGAAGCTTTTAGAGATTCTCAAAAAAATAGAGATAATCGTCCTGAATGGATGATTATGAAGGCAGTTCCTGTAATACCGCCAGAATTACGTCCATTAGTGCCATTAGATGGTGGTCGTTTTGCTACTTCAGATTTAAATGATTTATATCGTCGTGTAATTATCCGTAACAATCGTTTAAAACGATTAATGGAAATTAAAGCACCTGAGGTTATTTTACGTAATGAGAAACGTATGTTACAAGAATCAGTAGATTCTTTATTTGATAACACACGTAAGTCATCTGCAGTAAAAACAGAATCTAACAGACCATTAAAATCATTATCTGATAGTTTAAAAGGTAAACAAGGTCGTTTCCGTCAAAACTTACTAGGTAAGCGTGTTGATTATTCTGCACGTTCGGTAATTGTTGTTGGACCAGAATTAAGATTATCTGAATGTGGATTGCCAAAAGAGATGGCAGCAGAATTATACAAGCCTTTCGTTATTCGTAAATTAATAGAAAGAGGTATTGTAAAAACTGTAAAATCTGCAAAGAAAATTATAGATAGAAAAGAACCTGTTGTTTGGGATATTTTAGAGAATGTAATTAAAGGACATCCAGTTTTATTAAACCGTGCACCTACATTACACCGTTTAGGTATTCAAGCATTTCAACCAAAATTAATTGAAGGAAAAGCAATTAGATTACATCCACTTGCTTGTTCTGCCTTCAATGCCGATTTTGATGGGGATCAAATGGCAGTTCACTTACCATTAGGGCCTGAAGCTATTTTAGAAGCGCAGTTATTAATGTTAGGATCTCATAATATTTTAAACCCTGCAAATGGAGCACCTATTACGGTACCATCTCAGGATATGGTATTGGGTCTTTATTATATGACAAAAGAAAGAAAATCTACTCCTGAAGTGCCTATTAAAGGTGAAGGATTAATTTTCTATTCTCCAGAAGAGGTAATTATTGCCTTAAATGAAGAGAAAGTAGACTTAAATGCAGGTATAAAAGTACGTACACACGATGTTGTAGATGGTGAAGCGGTAACTAGAATTATAGAAACTACAGTTGGTAGGGTTTTATTTAATGAAAAAGTACCTAAAGCTGCAGGATATATTAATGAGGTTTTAACTAAAAAATCATTAAGAGATATTATTGGTGGTATTTTAAAAGTTACAGATATTCCTTCAATCGGAGATTTCTTAGATGAAATTAAAAATATGGGATATAAATACGCCTTTGAAGGTGGTTTATCGTTCTCATTAGGAGATATTATTATTCCTCCAGAAAAACATACAATGATTGCTGAAGCTAATAAAGAGGTTGATGCAGTTGTAGGTAACTATAATATGGGTATGTTAACGCAAAAAGAGCGTTATAACCAGGTAATTGATATTTGGGGTAGAACCAATAATCAGTTAACTGAGCTGTCTATGAAACGTTTACGTGAAGACCAACAAGGATTTAACTCGGTATATATGATGCTTGATTCTGGAGCACGTGGATCTAAAGAGCAAATTCGTCAGTTAACAGGTATGCGTGGATTAATGGCAAAGCCTAAAAAATCGACTGCAGGTGGTGGAGAAATTATTGAAAATCCAATTCTTTCTAACTTTAAGGAAGGACTATCGATTCTTGAATACTTTATATCAACACACGGTGCTCGTAAAGGTTTAGCCGATACAGCATTAAAAACAGCCGATGCAGGTTATTTAACGCGTCGTTTAGTAGATGTATCTCAAGACGTAATAGTAAACGAAGTAGATTGTGGAACTTTAAGAGGTTTAGAAGTTACACCATTAAAGAAAAACGATGAAATCGTTGAATCTTTAAGTGATCGAATTACAGGACGTACATCACTACATAACGTTTTTGTACCAAATTCTGATGAAATTTTAGTTGCATCAGGAGAGTTAATAACTGTTAAGTTAGCTAATAAAATTCAAGCATCTGGTATTGATGCAGTAGAAGTTCGTTCAGCATTAACATGTGAATCTCAAAGAGGAATATGTGAAAAATGTTACGGGCAATCTTTATCAACTGGTAAAAAAGTTCAAAGAGGTGAAGCAGTTGGTGTAATTGCAGCACAATCTATTGGAGAGCCAGGTACACAGTTAACATTACGTACTTTCCACGTTGGTGGGGTAGCAGGTAATATTTCTGAAGAAAATAAATTAATCGCGAAATTTGACGGTAAAGTTAAAATTGAAGATTTACGTACTGTAAAAGGTAAAGATAGCGACGGAAAAGAAATTGAAATCGTTATTTCACGTACAGCGGAAATCAAAATTATTGATAAGAAAACTGATATCGTATTAAGTACAAACATTATTCCTTATGGATCTATTATCTTTAGTAAAGATATGAAAACCATCAAAAAAGGTGATGCAGTTTGTCAATGGGATCCATTTAACGGAGTTATCGTATCAGAATTTGGAGGTAAAGTTAAGTTTGACAATTTAGAACAAGGTATCAATTACTCTGTTGAAGTTGATGAGCAAACTGGTTTCCAAGAAAAAGTAATGATCGATTCTAAAAACAAGAAAATCATTGCTTCATTAATTATTGAAGATGCTGATGGTAATGCTTTACGTTCGTATAGTTTACCAGTAGGAGCTCACTTAATGGTTAGTGATGGTGATAAAGTTGAATCAGGTCATACATTAGTGAAAATTCCACGTAAATCTGGTAAAGCAGGGGATATTACAGGAGGTTTACCACGTGTAACAGAATTATTTGAAGCACGTAACCCATCTAACCCAGCAGTAATTGCTCAGATTGATGGTGTAGTATCTTTCGGTAAAATTAAAAGAGGTAATCGTGAGATTATTATTGAATCTAAAACAGGTGATATTACTAAGTACTTAGTAAAATTATCTAACCAGATTTTAGTTCAAGAAAACGATTTCATTAAGGCAGGTATGCCATTATCTGACGGAGCAACAACACCTATTGATATCTTAAATATTAAAGGGCCTTCAGCTGTACAAGAATACTTAGTAAACGAAATTCAAGAAGTATATCGTTTACAGGGTGTGAAAATTAATGACAAGCATTTCGAAGTAGTTGTACGTCAAATGATGCGTAAAGTTAGAATTATTGATTCAGGAGATACTTTATTTTTAGAGAATCAATTAATTCATAAGAATGACTTCATCAAAGACAACGACAATATCTACGGAATGAAAGTTGTTGAAGAAGCAGGAGATTCTGAGAATTTAAACCCAGGTCAAATGATTTCAGCTCGTCAATTAAGAGATGAAAATTCAATTTTACGTAGAGCAGATAAAAATCTTGTAGCAGCACGTGATGCTCAACCAGCAACAGCTGAACAGGTATTACAAGGTATTACAAGAGCATCGTTACAAACGAAATCATTTATATCAGCAGCGTCGTTCCAGGAAACTACTAAAGTATTAAACGAAGCCGCAGTAAACGGTAAAATTGATACATTAGAAGGATTAAAAGAAAATGTAATTGTAGGTAAACGTATACCAGCAGGTACAGGAATGAGATCTTACGATCATCAAATCGTAGGGCCTAGAGCAGAAATGGAGAAAAATTTATAA
- the rpoB gene encoding DNA-directed RNA polymerase subunit beta, whose translation MATINTTERINFASSQLRTDYPDFLDIQVKSFQDFFQLQTKADERGEEGLYKTFMDNFPITDTRNQFVLEFLDYFVDPPRYSIQECIERGLTHSVPLKARLKLYCTDPEHEDFETIVQDVYLGTIPYMTNSGTFIINGAERVVVSQLHRSPGVFFGQSFHANGTKLYSARVIPFKGSWIEFATDINQVMYAYIDRKKKLPVTTLFRAIGFERDKDILEIFDLAEEIKVSKAGLKKILGRKLAARVLKTWHEDFVDEDTGEVVSIERNEIVFDRDTIIEKEHIDEIIDAGAKTILLHKIDNDMADYAIIHNTLQKDPTNSEKEAVEHVYRQLRNAEPPDEETARGIIEKLFFSEQRYSLGEVGRFRMNTKLQLNEPIDQKVLTKNDIITIIKYLIELINSKAEVDDIDHLSNRRVRTVGEQLAGQFGVGLARMARTIRERMNVRDNEVFTPIDLINAKTLSSVINSFFGTNQLSQFMDQTNPLAEITHKRRLSALGPGGLSRERAGFEVRDVHYTHYGRLCPIETPEGPNIGLISSLAVFAKVNNLGFIETPYKKVIEGNIDLDQEHIYLSAEEEEGMKFAQSNLEINADGDFVGDKLISREGGDFPVVTPTEIDYMDVAPNQIASISASLIPFLEHDDANRALMGSNMMRQAVPLLRPESPIVGTGLERRVAKDSRILINAEGAGVIEYVDANKITIKYDRSDEERLVSFDSDEISYNLIKFRKTNQGTNINLKPIVKVGDRVSEGQVLCEGYATQKGELALGRNMKVAFMPWKGYNFEDAIVISEKVVREDIFTSIHIDEYSLDVRDTKLGAEELTNDIPNVSEEATKDLDENGMIRIGAEVNPGDILIGKITPKGESDPTPEEKLLRAIFGDKAGDVKDASLKASPSLRGVVINKKLFQRAVKDKTKRARDKEAIATLEASYIHKFEDLKDVLIEKLFNLITGKTSQGVFNDLGEEVLPKGKKFTQKMLNSVGDFTHLHGTWTTDKLLNRLVVELVHNYKIKVNDLQGALRREKFTISVGDELPAGILKLAKIYVAKKRKLKVGDKMAGRHGNKGIIARIVRAEDMPFLEDGTPVDIVLNPLGVPSRMNIGQIYETVLGWAGQKLDQKYATPIFDGANIDQINALTDEAGIPRYGHTYLYDGGTGKRFDQPATVGIIYMIKLGHMIEDKMHARSIGPYSLITQQPLGGKAQFGGQRFGEMEVWALEAYGASSILREILTVKSDDVLGRAKTYEAIVKGETMPEPGLPESFNVLMHELKGLGLDVKLEE comes from the coding sequence TTGGCAACGATAAACACTACTGAAAGAATTAACTTCGCATCATCGCAATTAAGAACTGATTATCCAGATTTTCTAGATATTCAAGTAAAATCTTTCCAAGATTTTTTCCAATTGCAAACAAAAGCTGATGAGCGAGGTGAAGAAGGTTTGTATAAAACCTTCATGGATAACTTTCCGATTACAGATACACGTAATCAATTTGTATTAGAATTTTTAGACTATTTTGTCGATCCACCAAGATATAGCATTCAAGAATGTATTGAAAGAGGATTAACACATAGTGTACCTTTAAAAGCAAGATTAAAGCTTTATTGTACAGATCCTGAACATGAAGATTTTGAAACTATTGTTCAAGACGTATATTTAGGTACAATTCCTTACATGACTAATTCTGGAACATTCATTATTAATGGAGCAGAAAGAGTTGTGGTTTCTCAGTTACACCGTTCACCTGGTGTTTTCTTTGGACAATCTTTCCATGCAAACGGAACTAAGTTATACTCAGCAAGAGTAATTCCTTTTAAAGGATCTTGGATAGAATTTGCAACAGATATCAATCAAGTAATGTATGCTTATATTGATAGAAAGAAAAAATTACCAGTAACTACATTATTCAGAGCCATTGGTTTTGAAAGAGATAAAGATATTTTAGAAATCTTTGATTTAGCTGAAGAGATAAAAGTTTCTAAAGCAGGATTAAAGAAAATATTAGGGCGTAAATTAGCAGCTAGAGTTTTAAAAACTTGGCATGAAGATTTCGTAGATGAAGATACAGGAGAAGTTGTATCTATTGAACGTAACGAAATTGTTTTCGACCGTGATACAATCATAGAAAAAGAACATATTGATGAAATAATTGATGCAGGTGCAAAAACTATCTTATTACATAAGATAGATAATGACATGGCAGATTATGCAATCATTCACAATACATTACAAAAAGATCCTACGAATTCTGAAAAAGAAGCAGTAGAACATGTCTATAGACAATTACGTAATGCTGAGCCGCCAGATGAGGAGACAGCAAGAGGAATAATTGAAAAATTATTTTTCTCTGAACAACGTTATAGTTTAGGTGAAGTTGGTCGTTTTAGAATGAACACCAAGTTACAGTTAAACGAACCGATTGATCAGAAGGTATTAACTAAGAATGACATTATTACAATTATCAAATACTTAATTGAGTTAATTAACTCAAAAGCAGAAGTAGATGATATTGATCACTTATCTAACCGTCGTGTAAGAACTGTTGGTGAACAACTAGCAGGTCAGTTCGGTGTAGGTCTAGCTCGTATGGCTCGTACAATTCGTGAAAGAATGAATGTACGTGATAACGAAGTATTTACTCCAATTGATTTAATTAATGCAAAGACATTATCTTCTGTAATTAATTCTTTCTTTGGAACAAATCAGTTATCTCAATTTATGGATCAGACGAATCCATTAGCTGAGATTACACACAAGCGTCGTTTATCGGCTTTAGGACCTGGAGGTTTATCTAGAGAAAGAGCAGGATTTGAGGTTCGTGATGTTCACTATACACACTATGGACGTTTATGTCCGATTGAAACTCCGGAGGGACCGAATATTGGATTAATTTCATCTCTAGCTGTATTTGCAAAAGTGAATAATTTAGGTTTTATCGAAACACCTTATAAGAAGGTTATTGAAGGAAACATAGATTTAGATCAAGAGCATATTTATTTAAGTGCTGAAGAGGAAGAAGGAATGAAATTTGCACAATCTAATTTAGAGATTAATGCAGATGGTGATTTCGTTGGTGATAAGTTAATTTCACGAGAAGGGGGAGATTTCCCTGTCGTTACACCTACTGAAATTGATTATATGGATGTTGCTCCTAACCAGATTGCATCTATATCAGCATCGTTAATTCCTTTCTTAGAACATGATGATGCCAACCGTGCATTAATGGGATCTAACATGATGCGTCAAGCAGTTCCATTATTGCGTCCAGAATCTCCAATTGTAGGTACAGGATTAGAGCGTAGAGTTGCTAAAGATTCTCGTATTTTAATAAATGCAGAAGGAGCGGGTGTTATCGAATATGTTGATGCAAATAAAATTACAATTAAGTATGATAGATCAGATGAAGAACGCTTAGTAAGCTTCGATTCAGATGAAATTTCATATAACTTAATTAAGTTTAGAAAAACGAATCAAGGTACAAACATTAACTTAAAGCCAATTGTAAAAGTTGGAGATAGAGTTTCTGAAGGTCAAGTACTTTGTGAAGGATATGCAACACAAAAAGGAGAGTTAGCTTTAGGTAGAAACATGAAAGTAGCCTTTATGCCTTGGAAAGGGTATAATTTTGAGGATGCGATTGTAATTTCTGAAAAAGTAGTTCGTGAAGATATTTTTACTTCTATTCATATTGACGAATACTCATTAGATGTTCGTGATACGAAATTAGGAGCTGAAGAATTAACAAATGATATTCCTAATGTTTCTGAAGAGGCTACTAAAGACTTAGATGAAAACGGAATGATTCGTATTGGAGCAGAGGTAAATCCTGGAGATATCTTAATAGGTAAGATTACACCTAAGGGAGAATCTGATCCTACTCCTGAAGAGAAATTATTACGTGCTATTTTTGGTGATAAAGCAGGTGATGTAAAAGATGCATCATTAAAAGCTTCTCCATCATTAAGAGGTGTAGTAATTAATAAGAAATTATTTCAACGTGCTGTAAAAGATAAAACAAAACGTGCTCGTGATAAAGAAGCAATTGCAACTTTAGAAGCATCTTACATACATAAGTTTGAAGATTTAAAAGATGTATTAATTGAAAAATTATTCAATTTAATAACAGGAAAAACTTCTCAAGGAGTATTTAACGATTTAGGTGAAGAAGTATTGCCAAAAGGTAAAAAATTCACTCAAAAAATGTTAAACTCTGTAGGTGATTTTACACACTTGCATGGAACTTGGACTACTGATAAACTTTTAAATAGATTAGTTGTTGAATTAGTTCACAATTATAAAATTAAGGTTAACGATTTACAAGGGGCTTTACGTCGTGAGAAATTCACTATTTCTGTAGGAGATGAATTACCAGCAGGAATCTTAAAACTTGCAAAAATTTACGTTGCTAAAAAGCGTAAATTAAAAGTTGGTGATAAGATGGCAGGACGTCACGGAAATAAAGGTATTATTGCTCGTATTGTAAGAGCAGAAGATATGCCTTTCTTAGAAGACGGAACTCCAGTAGATATCGTATTAAATCCATTAGGTGTACCATCTCGTATGAATATTGGTCAGATTTATGAAACTGTTCTTGGATGGGCAGGTCAAAAATTAGATCAGAAGTATGCAACACCAATTTTTGATGGAGCAAATATAGATCAGATCAACGCATTGACAGACGAAGCAGGAATTCCACGTTACGGACATACATATTTATATGATGGAGGTACAGGAAAACGTTTCGATCAGCCAGCAACGGTAGGTATAATTTACATGATTAAGTTAGGTCACATGATTGAAGATAAAATGCACGCGCGTTCTATTGGACCTTATTCATTAATTACACAACAACCATTAGGAGGTAAAGCTCAGTTTGGAGGTCAGCGTTTTGGAGAGATGGAAGTTTGGGCACTTGAAGCATATGGTGCATCAAGTATCTTACGTGAAATCTTAACAGTGAAATCTGATGATGTATTAGGTAGAGCCAAAACTTACGAGGCAATCGTAAAAGGTGAAACTATGCCAGAACCAGGTTTACCAGAATCGTTTAACGTATTAATGCATGAACTGAAAGGTTTAGGATTAGATGTTAAATTAGAGGAATAA
- a CDS encoding Crp/Fnr family transcriptional regulator: protein MSKCEQCIIRQFNSLKSLTKNELVRIAGCKTSKTIKKGEVLFEEGEHINGVFCIKDGICKVSKMSDNGRDQIVNLVRKGDLLGERSLINDEASNLKAIAVNDMEICFIPKDEIVRDLENNPKFTMDILKNMASSLKNADNFIVDMAQKTVKQRLAATLLSLDSKFAKNENGSLDIHLSREDIANIIGTATESAIRLLSEFKKKKIINLKGKEVFILDTQALKDISTGF from the coding sequence ATGAGCAAATGTGAACAGTGTATCATTCGTCAATTTAACTCTTTAAAATCGCTCACAAAAAATGAACTCGTTAGAATAGCTGGTTGTAAAACATCTAAAACAATAAAAAAAGGAGAAGTTTTATTTGAAGAAGGAGAACATATAAATGGTGTTTTTTGTATTAAAGACGGTATTTGTAAGGTTTCTAAAATGAGTGATAATGGTAGAGATCAGATTGTAAATCTTGTTCGAAAAGGTGATTTATTAGGAGAGCGTAGTTTAATAAACGATGAAGCGTCTAACCTAAAAGCTATTGCTGTAAATGACATGGAAATTTGTTTTATTCCTAAAGATGAAATAGTTAGAGATTTAGAAAATAATCCTAAATTTACCATGGATATTCTTAAAAACATGGCATCATCTCTTAAAAATGCAGATAACTTTATTGTTGATATGGCTCAAAAAACTGTTAAACAACGTTTAGCAGCAACTTTATTAAGTCTTGATAGTAAATTTGCTAAAAATGAAAATGGTTCTTTAGATATTCATTTATCTCGTGAAGATATTGCAAACATTATTGGTACTGCTACTGAAAGTGCTATTCGATTACTTTCAGAATTTAAAAAGAAAAAAATAATTAACTTAAAAGGTAAGGAAGTTTTTATTCTTGATACTCAAGCTTTAAAAGACATTTCTACTGGTTTTTAA
- a CDS encoding DUF3467 domain-containing protein, whose product MEENKDPQLNIELDQDIAEGTYSNLAIINHSVSEFIVDFINIMPGVPKAKVKSRIILTPQHAKRLTKALAENVRKFEQANGEIKDYEQVPIPMNFGGTTGEA is encoded by the coding sequence ATGGAAGAAAATAAAGACCCACAATTAAACATAGAGTTAGATCAAGATATTGCAGAAGGAACTTATAGTAATTTAGCTATAATTAATCATTCAGTATCTGAATTTATAGTTGATTTCATTAATATAATGCCAGGTGTACCAAAGGCAAAAGTAAAATCAAGAATTATTTTAACACCACAGCATGCTAAGAGACTTACAAAGGCTTTGGCTGAAAATGTTCGTAAGTTTGAACAAGCTAATGGTGAGATTAAAGATTATGAGCAAGTACCAATTCCAATGAATTTTGGAGGAACAACAGGAGAAGCTTAA